Sequence from the Undibacterium piscinae genome:
CAGCGCTGCCGATAAACCAGCAAAGCCGGCACCGACGACGCAGACATCGGCACTGATGCGTCCGCCCAGCGCAGCGGAAGCGGCGGGACGATCAACGCTGGCCTCGTAATAGGAATTTTGAGTCAGTTGCGCTTCTTTGCTCAGTAACATAGTCATGACCTAATGGTGAATCGACAGAATTGGAACGTGTTAATCAAGATGGTCAAAATAATCAAAATTGTTTCATGTAGCGTGCGCTTTCCCAACTGCTGACGTGCTGGCTATATTCCAGCCATTCGGCGCTTTTCAGGTTGACGAACTGATGCACAAAATCTTCGCCTAATGCGTGCGCCAGGACCTCGTCGCGCTTGAGCGCTTCGGCCGCTACACCGAGATTTTGCGGCAAAATCTGCAAACCCAATTCATCCCGTTCTGCCGCCGTCATTTCATAAATATCGCGGTTGACCGGTTGGCCGGGGTCGAGCGCACGTTCTATGCCATCCAGGCCGGCCGCGATGACGCCAGCCAGCGCCAGGTAGGGGTTGGCGGAACTGTCCGGCAAACGCCATTCAATGCGCTGATACACCACGCGTGCCACGGTGGTGCGATTATTGTCGCCAAAACCGATGAAGGCAGGCGCCCAACTGGTGCCCGACAGCGATTGCCCGCACATCAGGCGCTTGTAGGAGTTGACGGTTGGCGCGCACAGCGCGGTAAGCGCCGGAGCGTGCTCTAATAATCCCGCCATGAACTGATAGGCGATAGTTGACAGGCCTAAGCCGCGCTCATCGGTGCTTTTATCCTGTGCTGAACCAAAGATCAGTTTGCCGTCGGCATCCGCAATCGACAGATGGAAGTGCAGACCGCTGCCAGGGCGGTCGGCAAACGGCTTGGGCATCATAGTGAAAATCAGACCTTCTTGTTCCGCGATATGGTGGGCCGCCATCTTGAACAGCATGAAATTATCTGCCGCCTTGAGTGCGTCTGCGTACTTGTAGTTGACTTCAAACTGACCGCTGGCATCTTCGTGATCAATCTGAAAAACGCCCAGGCCGCAGGCGTCCAGCGAGGCCGTCAATTTTTCCAAAAAGCTGGTGCGACGCAGCAGACTCTTGGTGTCATACGAGGGTTTGTCTAGCGTATCGCCGGACTCTGAATCTATCTTGCCATCCTTGTCTTGCAGCAGAAAGAACTCAGGTTCCAAACCAGCATTGAGGGTCCAGCCGCGCGCGGCCAGACGCGCCACTTGCTTACGCAGGATCTGACGCGGACATACCGTAAATGGCTGGCCGGCGACATGCCCATCCAATACTACTCGCGCATAACCGGGCAACCAGGGCATGCTTTGCAGCGTGCTCAGGTCAGCCCGGCCATAATATTCAGAACGCACGCCGGTACGCGGCAAGCCTGTACCCCAGATCGACGGGCCGGAAAAGCCCGCGCCCGGATAAACGATATCGTCAAGATGCGTCAGGGGAATTAACTTTCCTTTTGCAGCCCCGTGTATGTCGGTAAATTGTGCAAACACGAACTTGATGTTGTCACCAGTGAGTCGGGCTTGATGGTCGGCAATCTCGGCGGCGATGTCAGCTACATGCGTGTCGTTAGGCGTGGTCTTCATATTTTTTTGCTAGGTAAATAGTGGCGTTGAGACCTTGGTTTAGCGTATGCGTATCCAGGTGGTTTTCAGTTCCGTGTATTTGTCAAAGGCATGCAAGGATTTGTCTCGTCCGTTACCCGATTGCTTGTAGCCGCCAAACGGTACCGTGATGTCATCACCATCGTATTGATTCACGTGTACGGTGCCGGCGCGCAAGGCACGGGCAGTCTTGATGGCGCGACTGAGGTCGGCGGTCCAGATCGCAGCCTGCAAGCCAAACGGGGTGTCATTGGCCAGACGTATCGCTTCGTCGATATCGGTAAAGCTGATGACAGACAATACCGGTCCGAAAATCTCTTCGCGGGCAATTTTCATGTCACTGCTAACGCCATCAAATAGGGTAGGCTCCACATAATAGCCACCAGTGTCCAGCTTTACCTGTTTGCCACCGGAGAGCAACTTTGCGCCTTCGGCATTGCCGGCATCGATATAGCCCATCACTGACTTGAGTTGGGTTGCATCGACAATCGCTCCCATGACGGTGTTTTCGTCCAGTGGATCAGCGGGCTGGAAAGACGGCATCATTGCCAAGGCTTTTTCCAGGAATTTGTCCTTGATCGAGGCCTCGACAAACAAGCGGGAAGGGGCATTACAGCTTTCGCCCTGGTTGAAATAGATGGAGCCGATTGCCGCTTCCACCGCTTCGTCCAGATCAGGGCAGTCGGCGCAGACAATGTTGGCCGATTTGCCGCCCAACTCCGTCCAGGCGCGCTTGAGATTGGATTGGCCTGCCATTTGCAGAATCTGCTTACCGATTTTGGTCGAGCCGGTAAAGCCTATGCAATCGACATCCATGTGTAACGCCAGGGCGGCACCGGCTTCGTGACCAAAACCAGGTACCACATTAAAGACGCCGGCGGGGATGCCAGCCTCGATCGCGATTTCCGCCAGACGCAATGCCGTCAGCGGAGATTTTTCAGACGGTTTTAAAATCACGCTATTGCCGGCGGCGAGCGCTGGGGCAATCTTCCATGCCGCCATAATCATAGGATAGTTCCATGGCACGATAGCGGCCACCACACCGACCGGTTCGCGGGTAATCAGGGCCAAGCTATCGGACGCCGTCGGGGCGATTTCATCGTAAATTTTGTCTATCGCTTCGCCATACCAACGCAGGCAATTCGCGGTGGAATTGACATCCACGCTTTGGCTGTACTTGATAGGTTTACCCATGTCCAGGGTTTCCAGTAGAGCGAGTTCTGCGCCATGCTTTAACACCAGGTCAGCGAATCTGATGAGTACGCGTTTGCGTGCGGCGGGCGCCTGACCAGCCCAGCGCGCATCATCGAAGGCGGCGCGGGCAGAGGCAACCGCCAGATCGACGTCGGCCGTCTCACAACGCGCTACGGCGCCGAGATTGCGGCCGTCTATCGGTGAAATATTGTCAAATTGTTTATCGGAAAGTGCCCATTTACGTTGGCCGTCAATAAAGGCACGCCCGTCAATCTTGAGAGCGGCAGCGCGCTCATGCCAGAGTTCGTTTGTCATAGTATTTGCTCTTTCTGCTATCTGTTTCACGATACGGCATGGCCGGTGTGTGGTGTCTGATGCTGTCTAAAAATTTGTCAAATAAATCAATATGTTCAATCTGAGGGCTGAAAAAAACGGACACCACGACTGTGGCATCCGCTTTCTTGTGTGCGGCTCATTGTGTTCCTCAGAGTGCGGCTACCATGGCTATC
This genomic interval carries:
- the glnT gene encoding type III glutamate--ammonia ligase, with protein sequence MKTTPNDTHVADIAAEIADHQARLTGDNIKFVFAQFTDIHGAAKGKLIPLTHLDDIVYPGAGFSGPSIWGTGLPRTGVRSEYYGRADLSTLQSMPWLPGYARVVLDGHVAGQPFTVCPRQILRKQVARLAARGWTLNAGLEPEFFLLQDKDGKIDSESGDTLDKPSYDTKSLLRRTSFLEKLTASLDACGLGVFQIDHEDASGQFEVNYKYADALKAADNFMLFKMAAHHIAEQEGLIFTMMPKPFADRPGSGLHFHLSIADADGKLIFGSAQDKSTDERGLGLSTIAYQFMAGLLEHAPALTALCAPTVNSYKRLMCGQSLSGTSWAPAFIGFGDNNRTTVARVVYQRIEWRLPDSSANPYLALAGVIAAGLDGIERALDPGQPVNRDIYEMTAAERDELGLQILPQNLGVAAEALKRDEVLAHALGEDFVHQFVNLKSAEWLEYSQHVSSWESARYMKQF
- a CDS encoding aldehyde dehydrogenase; this encodes MTNELWHERAAALKIDGRAFIDGQRKWALSDKQFDNISPIDGRNLGAVARCETADVDLAVASARAAFDDARWAGQAPAARKRVLIRFADLVLKHGAELALLETLDMGKPIKYSQSVDVNSTANCLRWYGEAIDKIYDEIAPTASDSLALITREPVGVVAAIVPWNYPMIMAAWKIAPALAAGNSVILKPSEKSPLTALRLAEIAIEAGIPAGVFNVVPGFGHEAGAALALHMDVDCIGFTGSTKIGKQILQMAGQSNLKRAWTELGGKSANIVCADCPDLDEAVEAAIGSIYFNQGESCNAPSRLFVEASIKDKFLEKALAMMPSFQPADPLDENTVMGAIVDATQLKSVMGYIDAGNAEGAKLLSGGKQVKLDTGGYYVEPTLFDGVSSDMKIAREEIFGPVLSVISFTDIDEAIRLANDTPFGLQAAIWTADLSRAIKTARALRAGTVHVNQYDGDDITVPFGGYKQSGNGRDKSLHAFDKYTELKTTWIRIR